A region of Zerene cesonia ecotype Mississippi unplaced genomic scaffold, Zerene_cesonia_1.1 Zces_u002, whole genome shotgun sequence DNA encodes the following proteins:
- the LOC119838411 gene encoding ras-related protein Rab-27A produces the protein MDYDYLIKLLCVGDSGVGKTSFLYKYTDGVFHTQFISTVGIDFREKTVIYQQNGRQHRIHLQLWDTAGQERFRSLTTAFYRDAMGFLLLFDLTNEASFLEVRNWIEQLKTHSLSDDPDIVLCGHKCDLQEKRLVNPNRAKEFAKNYNLPYLETSAKTGQNIDRAIEILLDKVMFRMESSVEYAMLCATGRRRQSLQKLQAKQENKFCSC, from the exons ATGGACTACGATTATCTGATTAAATTACTGTGCGTTGGTGATTCTGGAGTTGGAAAAAcaagttttctttataaatacactGATGGAGTTTTTCACACCCAGTTTATATCAACTGTGGGTATCGACTTCCGTGAAAAAACTGTG aTCTATCAACAAAATGGGAGACAACATCGCATACATCTTCAACTGTGGGACACAGCAGGGCAAGAAAG atTCAGGAGTCTGACAACAGCTTTCTACCGTGATGCCATGGGGTTTTTGCTGTTGTTTGATTTGACCAATGAAGCATCCTTCCTAGAAGTGAGAAATTGGATTGAGCAATTGAAG accCACAGTTTAAGTGATGACCCAGATATTGTATTATGCGGCCACAAGTGTGATCTTCAAGAAAAGAGACTGGTTAATCCGAACCGAGCCAAGGAGTTTGCTAAGAACTACAACTTGCCATACTTGGAGACGAGTGCTAAGACCGGACAGAACATTGATCGGGCAATTGAAATTCTGCTGGATAAAGTTATGTTCAG aatGGAATCATCAGTGGAATACGCGATGCTCTGCGCGACCGGACGACGCCGTCAATCTTTACAGAAGCTGCAAGCGAAACAGGAAAACAAATTTTGCTCTTGCTAA
- the LOC119838344 gene encoding migration and invasion enhancer 1, protein MDTKTTNVTTQSDPRIDIEFCGACDYGGHCLALANRIREKNSNANVVCKRGRQGSFEVVINNKLVYSKLQTMALPDYDEVVHVVSEVSQGAEPKEIKGQQPINCIIQ, encoded by the exons ATGGATACTAAAACCACAAATGTAACGACTCAGAGCGATCCTAGAATAGACATTGAATTCTG CGGGGCATGTGATTATGGAGGTCATTGTTTAGCCTTAGCAAATAGAATCagagaaaaaaattcaaatgctAATGTTGTTTGTAAAAGGGGAAGACAAG GATCATTTGAAGTGgtcattaacaataaattggtCTATTCAAAGCTGCAGACTATGGCTTTACCAGATTATGATGAGGTGGTTCATGTTGTAAGTGAAGTGTCTCAAGGAGCTGAACCAAAGGAAATTAAAGGACAACAACCAATCAattgtataatacaataa